TTGGCGGTGGATTATCTAACATCGACGAGCTTTATACCGAAGGTGTGAAACAAGTTGAACGGTTTATTTTCAGTGGTGGTTTGATGACCCCTATTGTAAAAAACAAACTTGGCGATTCTGCCGGAGTGATAGGCGCGGCGCTGATTGGATGTTAAAAATCGTCTCCAAAAGTTTTCCTCCTTTGAAAAATCCTTTTCACTTGCACTTCATTTTAAAAGTCTTAATTTCTTGGTGGGGTAACTCTTGTATCTTGCACCCAGTGGGGATAATCAGAATCCATTTTAGAATGATTAAAATGAAAATTCTTAAAAGAACTCTAATTCTTTGCTTTTTACTTCTTGCCATCGCCAGCGCTGGTGCTCAGTCTCAAGAAAAACCCTTGCGGATATTTGGCTACTTTCAGGATTCATTCCAGCAGTGGACAGCCTTCCAGGAGCGACCGAAACAGAATTCCTTCAGCTTACAACAACTCAATCTTCTTTTTCAAAAAGACCTTGGCGCCAATTGGACTGCGTTTGTCAATTTTGAATTCCTGAACAACTTTTCGTCCAGCCGACAATGGGGCTCGTTTAATCTCGAAGAAGCCTGGGTAAAATACAGAGCCGACATGAGGTTCAACTTGAAGCTCGGCTTACTCGTGCCTAGATTCAACAATCTCCATGAGATTAAGAATCGCACACCATTGCTGCCCTATATTATCAGGCCGTTAGCCTATGAAACATCATTTAGCGAATTCATTCCAATCGAAGTGTTGACTCCTGTCCGGGCGTTTGCCCAGGCTTACGGGTTTTTCCCGGCTGGCGAAGCGAAATTTGACTATGCGGTTTATGTTGGCAACAGTCCAAACATAAGCAATGATCCCAGCCGCGGCCAAACCGGTGTCGACACCACCGCCACATTTCTCTTAGGCGGCCGGTTGGGTTGGCGCTATGGCGACCTAAAATTGGGTCTTTCGGCGACCTATGATAAGGACAATTCAGCAGAGGTTCTGGCGGATTCACTTAACATACGGCGTACCGAACTAAGCGCAATCCCTAAGATACGTTTCGGGGGAGATCTGTCTTATAACTTTGCCAATTTTTCTTTTGAAAGTGAATTTATTAAAGTGAGTCTTGAACAAGACAATCCAAAGTTGGAACGAAATCTCGATTTCTATTATGCCACTTTAGGCTATAATTTTACAGAAGCGCTCTTTATTTATGGCAGTTACTGGTTGTTAGATTCCCATGCGGCAGTACCCGCACTTCCAAATGAGAGAAAAAAAGAAGATGAAGATGTCAAAGTTACAACCTTTGGCGCTTCTTACAACATGATGGACCGAGTCAGGCTTAAAGCTCAGTTTGCCCGGGTCAAACTTGACCATGAGGAACAAAGACTGTTAGATGGTGTGGTCACAAGAATAGAAGACAATTTCAGCGTTTTTGCGCTTGCTGTTTCCGTATTATTTTAAATCGAGATTTCTATAATTATCAGCAGAAAAAATAAAATGAAAATCGCGATTGTAACCCTATTGTTTCTGTTCAGCTGGCCAGAGACCTCATTTTCACAAGTGGCGGTGATCGCACACAAATCAGTGCCAGTTGATACGATTAAGAAGTCCGAGTTACTTGATTTCTATACCGGTGACATAAAGAAATGGCATGACGGGCAACCAGTGGTGATACTAGACCTCAAACCCAGGGGTGACACAAAGAAAGCGTTTTACAAGTTCTTGGGTAAGAGCCCATCTCGCATGAAATCCATCTGGTTGAAAATGATGCTGTCGGGTGAAGGGGATCCTCCTTTATCGATGAGATCTGAGGATGAGTTATTGAAGAAAGTCGCTTCAACCCCGGGAGCAATCGGGTTTGTGAGTCAAAGACGAGCAACCGGCGATGTCAAAACGCTCTCCTTGATCGAAAAAGAAAAGTAACAGAGTCTGGTAAATTTAAAGATTACTCAATCCATCAGGAATCACCATCAAATTAAAAGATCTAAAACTCGGTACGAAACAGGGGATTGGCTTCGCTATAATCCTCATTATCATGGCGGGGGTCCATGTTTATTCAGCAAGAAAAATGGCTGAAATAAAAGCTGAAATTGACGAAGTGACGGCAAGTTGGCTGCCAAGAGCTATCGCTATCTCAGACATCAATTTCAACACAGCTAACTTACGCATCATTCAATTGCAGCATGCTTTTGTCACCGATGCAGCAAGAAAAGAGAAGCTGGCAATTACAATGATTTCTTTGCTTGATGAGATTAATGAGAATCGTGATACCTATGAAATGCTCAAGGCTTCTTCTGAGGAGCGACACCTCTATTCTGAAAATGAACGCGCGCTTTACTCTGAATTCGATCAGAAATGGGATCAGTATCAAGATTTGAGTTTGACAATTTTGAAACTTATCAGTAATAATGAAAATGAGGCAGCGATTGCTCTACTGAATGGCGAGGCACAAGAGGTGTTCAACGACTTAAGTGCCGACCTGATCGAACTTGTAAGTGTCAACAAACAAGACTCTTTTGATGCTGCTAAACGAGCTGATATGACTTATCAATCTGCCCACAAAATTATGATCAGTCTTTATATCTTCACGATCCTGTTGTCTGTCTTTATCGCAGCCGGGTTGGCTCGGTCCATTATCAGGCCTGTGCAACAACTGGAACAAGCCGCCGGCAAGGTTGCTAAGGGCGACCTCGCTGTACGGTTGGATATGCCAAGCAAGGATGAAATTGGCAATCTTGCACTATCGTTTAACCAAATGACAACGTCCTTGGGTATAGCCAAAGAGAAAATGGAAAAACAGGCCGACACGCTGAGGGCGCAAAACAAACAACTTAAGAATGCCATGCGCGAGCTTAGAGAAACTCAGGAACAGCTTTTGATGAAAGAAAAAATGGCGTCGCTGGGTGATCTGGTTGCGGGAGTCGCCCACGAAATTAACAATCCGATTGGCGCCGTAAATGCTTCCGCCGACGTCGTGAGCCGGTGTGTTGATAAAATTGAATTAGTGGCTAATAAAAATCAGCAGCTTCAGAAAACCACTAAGATTCTTAAAGAAAGTGTTGGCGTTATTTTAACCGCCGGGAATCGCATCGCTGCCATCGTAAAAAGTTTA
The sequence above is a segment of the candidate division KSB1 bacterium genome. Coding sequences within it:
- a CDS encoding porin — protein: MKILKRTLILCFLLLAIASAGAQSQEKPLRIFGYFQDSFQQWTAFQERPKQNSFSLQQLNLLFQKDLGANWTAFVNFEFLNNFSSSRQWGSFNLEEAWVKYRADMRFNLKLGLLVPRFNNLHEIKNRTPLLPYIIRPLAYETSFSEFIPIEVLTPVRAFAQAYGFFPAGEAKFDYAVYVGNSPNISNDPSRGQTGVDTTATFLLGGRLGWRYGDLKLGLSATYDKDNSAEVLADSLNIRRTELSAIPKIRFGGDLSYNFANFSFESEFIKVSLEQDNPKLERNLDFYYATLGYNFTEALFIYGSYWLLDSHAAVPALPNERKKEDEDVKVTTFGASYNMMDRVRLKAQFARVKLDHEEQRLLDGVVTRIEDNFSVFALAVSVLF
- a CDS encoding HAMP domain-containing protein codes for the protein MAEIKAEIDEVTASWLPRAIAISDINFNTANLRIIQLQHAFVTDAARKEKLAITMISLLDEINENRDTYEMLKASSEERHLYSENERALYSEFDQKWDQYQDLSLTILKLISNNENEAAIALLNGEAQEVFNDLSADLIELVSVNKQDSFDAAKRADMTYQSAHKIMISLYIFTILLSVFIAAGLARSIIRPVQQLEQAAGKVAKGDLAVRLDMPSKDEIGNLALSFNQMTTSLGIAKEKMEKQADTLRAQNKQLKNAMRELRETQEQLLMKEKMASLGDLVAGVAHEINNPIGAVNASADVVSRCVDKIELVANKNQQLQKTTKILKESVGVILTAGNRIAAIVKSL